The genome window AATGAAGCTTGAGAATTTTTTCCAGAATAGTACCCTGCATGATGTGCATATTATATCATAAGCCCTAAAGAGATTATAAGCGTAAACATTGCATATCTAAGCTCTTTCATATAAAATTTACGACATGGGGGCATTTAGGTATTTTCAGAAATATTTGGTTGCGTGCTTTGTGCTGGCAACATCTATTACATTGTGCCTCGACTTCACACAATCAGCCGATATTCATTTCAGATATGGTTTCGGAAGTAATTTCAACGATGGTAATCAGGTCTTCAGCATGGACCGATCTTATTATACTTTTAATTTACAAGCCAATAATCACACATCAACGGTTGTAAAATTAAATCTTAACACTTCATCCAACGTGAATAATCTTAACCCTGATTTCATCAATAATGCCTACGTGCAAATCGGGCATATGATAATCGGGAAACAAACCATACCCTTCGGCAGTTATACAAATCGTGGAATAGCTGACCCTTTTTCCAGAACATTTGAAGAAATTGTCAGAGCAGGTATATCTTCACAGCTCGATTTTAATCAAATTTTATTTATTAACGGTGCACTTGTTAACAACGGAGTAAATGATTCCATGACAGCAGCTGCTATGAAGATCAGTCTTATGCCAAAAAAAGAATATCTTTTTCAGCAGTCTGTGTTTATTGATCAGGAAAATAACAATGGCTCCAAGGTTTATCGTGTGGATATTCATGGAATGGTTTCTATTGCGGTAAGCAAAGCAATTCTTGACCTTGAGGTTTATCGTTGCCTTTTTGGGAATAATAAAAACGCCATGACTATAGATGCCTCGTTACTTGTTTCGGCACTTGAAGATATGGATACTGTATTACGTATAAGTTATGCCAACTCAGTTGCAGCGACAGTGTTGAACAAATCTGTTTCGATTTCCGCCGGATTAAATTATCACCTTAACAGTAATCTGATTTTATCTTTTGAAGGAGCTTATATCAGTAAACCGGCAAATACTTCAGCTATAAACATGTTATCAATGCTTTCTATAAATTTCTAAATACTTTATAATAGTTAGTTGTGGCAAAAAAGAATAAAAAAATATTAGGTCTGGCGTTGGGTGGTGGCAGTCTGCGCGGGCTGGCGCATGTGGGCGTGCTTAAGGTTATCGAGGAATATAGGATCAAGATTGATTATTTGGCCGGTACGAGTATCGGATCCATAATAGGCGCTCTTTACGCAGACGGAATGACAGTAAAAGAAATTATAGCTGTTTCCAGACGCATCAAGTGGAACAATTTTTATCAGTTTTCCTTTCAATTAAGCGGGCTCAGCAACAGCAAAGCTATAGACAATCTTATCAAAACTTTTATCAAACATGATAGTTTTTCAAAGTTAAAAATACCTTTTTCAGTTACAGCAAGCAATATCACAAAAGGCAAAATGGTGGTTATTAAATCAGGGAGTTTATCCAGTGCTATTCAAATGAGCGCTAGTTTCCCGGGAATATATACACCAGTAATTCAAAAAAATGAAATTTTTTGTGACGGGGGTGTTTTTTGTAATCTTCCGGTGCAGCTTGTCAAAAAAATGGGCGCGGAAATTATAGTCGGAGTAGATGTAATTCCCAAGAGCGATATGGACCCTAAAAAAAATAAAACATACACAATGTTAAATATTATGGACAGGTCATTGGATCTGATGCTAAAAGAACAAATAAAAGAACTTACTTGTGATTTATTAATGGAACCTGTTAACCAGGACATCAATTCCTTTGACTTAAAGAAAAAGGAAGAC of Candidatus Margulisiibacteriota bacterium contains these proteins:
- a CDS encoding patatin-like phospholipase family protein, with translation MAKKNKKILGLALGGGSLRGLAHVGVLKVIEEYRIKIDYLAGTSIGSIIGALYADGMTVKEIIAVSRRIKWNNFYQFSFQLSGLSNSKAIDNLIKTFIKHDSFSKLKIPFSVTASNITKGKMVVIKSGSLSSAIQMSASFPGIYTPVIQKNEIFCDGGVFCNLPVQLVKKMGAEIIVGVDVIPKSDMDPKKNKTYTMLNIMDRSLDLMLKEQIKELTCDLLMEPVNQDINSFDLKKKEDLMKMGEKCARETLLPFLRKRGFL